One segment of Toxotes jaculatrix isolate fToxJac2 chromosome 8, fToxJac2.pri, whole genome shotgun sequence DNA contains the following:
- the rps9 gene encoding 40S ribosomal protein S9, translating into MPVARSWVCRKTYVTPRRPFEKSRLDQELKLIGEYGLRNKREVWRVKFTLAKIRKAARELLTLDEKDPKRLFEGNALLRRLVRIGVLDEGKMKLDYILGLKVEDFLERRLQTQVFKLGLAKSIHHARVLIRQRHIRVRKQVVNIPSFVVRLDSQKHIDFSLRSPYGGGRPGRVKRKNAKKGQGGAGGADDEEED; encoded by the exons ATGCCCGTTGCCAGGAGTTGGGTTTGTCGCAAGACATATGTCACCCCCCGCCGTCCCTTCGAGAAGTCCCGTCTCGACCAGGAGTTGAAACTCATTG GCGAGTATGGATTGAGGAATAAGCGTGAGGTGTGGAGGGTCAAGTTCACCCTGGCAAAGATCCGCAAAGCTGCCAGAGAGCTGCTGACTCTGGACGAGAAGGACCCCAAGCGTCTGTTTGAAG GTAATGCTTTGCTCAGGCGTCTGGTGAGGATCGGTGTGCTGGATGAGGGTAAGATGAAGCTCGATTACATCCTGGGTCTGAAGGTTGAAGATTTCTtggagaggaggctgcagacACAGGTCTTCAAGCTTGGACTGGCCAAGAGCATCCACCATGCCCGTGTCCTTATCCGCCAGAGGCACATTCG TGTGCGCAAGCAGGTGGTGAACATCCCCTCTTTCGTGGTTCGCCTGGACAGCCAGAAGCACATCGACTTCTCCCTGAGGTCTCCATATGGTGGTGGACGCCCAGGCCGCGTCAAGAGAAAGAACGCCAAGAAGGGCCagggtggagctggaggagctgacgACGAGGAGGAGGATTAA
- the mboat7 gene encoding lysophospholipid acyltransferase 7 — protein sequence MSPDELVYLGILAASIPAGFLFRYLSPPVKQGAALLLGLSITIATCHIHTLHSLVTVIGTWIIIKSSWRHAPAVSLSWTFLYLLFFRLVTWFGLPPPTPFANAVQLLLTLKMVSLANEVHSFHMEKKKEVSSFAKSPVIGGLSQEPSLYDILSYSYCYVGIMTGPFFRFQTYVDWLTQPSPLALPGWVPCLQRLKLVPVYGVLFLAVNSVFPLAYVRTDEFLDQNFFFRLFYMIAIFFVFRMRFYAAWCGAEAGCISAGLGCYPEKALSKPGGGPTVNYSPDPAAEEKYDFKTIQNIDCYNTDFCVKVRHGMRYWNMTVQWWLHHYIYPNAPFKAYTLRAGWTMFISAYWHGLHAGYYLSFLTIPLCIAAESAMEASVRAKLGPRGQNIFDWIHWFLKMRAYDYMCMGFVLLKASDTINYWMSIYFVMHVIAVCCIILGRMLKGGKREGRRGDKEEKREGEKTENVKEKTGEKTD from the exons ATGTCTCCCGATGAGTTGGTGTATTTGGGAATTCTTGCAGCCTCTATTCCTGCTGGATTCCTCTTCCGTTACCTCA GTCCACCTGTGAAGCAGGGGGCAGCTCTTCTCCTGGGCCTCTCTATCACCATCGCCACCTGTCACATCCACACACTCCACTCTCTGGTGACGGTGATTGGAACATGGATTATTATAAAGAGCAGCTGGCG GCATGCCCCAGCAGTGAGCCTCAGCTGGACCTTTCTCTACCTCCTGTTCTTCCGACTGGTCACCTGGTTCGGTCTGCCACCGCCGACGCCTTTTGCTAATGCCGTCCAGCTACTACTCACTCTCAAG atGGTGAGTCTAGCCAACGAGGTGCACAGTTTCCAcatggagaagaaaaaggaagtgaGCTCTTTTGCCAAGTCTCCTGTCATTGGTGGGCTGTCTCAGGAGCCCTCTCTCTACGATATTCTGTCCTATAGCTACTGTTATGTGGGTATAATGACCG GTCCCTTCTTTCGCTTCCAAACGTACGTTGACTGGCTGACACAGCCAAGCCCGCTGGCCCTGCCCGGCTGGGTGCCATGCCTGCAACGTTTGAAGCTGGTTCCTGTCTACGGCGTTCTGTTCCTGGCTGTCAACTCTGTCTTTCCGCTGGCTTATGTTCGCACAGATGAGTTCCTGGATCAAAACTTTTTCTTTAG GTTGTTCTACATGATAGCGATATTCTTCGTGTTTAGGATGCGTTTCTATGCAGCGTGGTGTGGAGCTGAGGCTGGTTGTATCAGTGCAGGTCTGGGCTGCTATCCAGAAAAAGCACTGTCCAAACCCGGAGGAGGACCCACTGTCAACTACAG TCCTGATCCAGCAGCTGAAGAGAAATATGACTTCAAAACCATCCAGAACATTGACTGCTACAACACTGACTTCTGTGTTAAAGTCAGACACGGTATGCGCTACTGGAACATGACCGTGCAGTGGTGGCTGCATCACTACATCTACCCCAACGCCCCCTTCAAAGCCTACACTCTGAG GGCTGGCTGGACCATGTTCATCAGCGCCTACTGGCATGGACTACATGCTGGCTACTACCTCTCCTTCCTCACCATCCCCCTGTGCATCGCAGCCGAGTCCGCCATGGAGGCCTCTGTCCGAGCCAAACTGGGTCCTCGTGGGCAGAACATCTTCGACTGGATTCACTGGTTCTTAAAGATGAGGGCTTACGACTACATGTGCATGGGCTTTGTGCTGCTGAAAGCCTCTGACACCATCAACTACTGGATGTCCATCTACTTCGTCATGCACGTCATCGCTGTTTGCTGTATAATATTGGGCAGGATGCTGAAGGGAGGgaaaagggaaggaaggagaggggacaaggaggagaaaagagagggagagaagacagagaatgtgaaagagaaaactggagaaaaaacagactga
- the tmc4 gene encoding transmembrane channel-like protein 7 produces the protein MASEPERRGSSQVYEYTEGNGYPGDQQSLRLRRASSRVSNENYPQFNWNSAPAEEDEEGNSGPPRDLRSIPLPMALKRAVREVQQMQVPVVSSMESWKRKKTKYLLKVKDNAREFLYFFIPWHKSLQKIGGNFGGGVQSYFLFLRFLVVLNFVSFSLLAGFVLIPSIVFRSVGSSFVNSTGPEECMDYDPNPQSLVVFYNYFLDLLSGTGFMEYSYLFYGYYNNTMVVDSNFSYNIPLAYLFTAVFYFAFCLICIIARMGTAARVAVATGGSTVGNYSMIVFTGWDYGCLGDRATRLKQKNIHYRLQVDLEEERIKKRAAALTLLQKIVLYSLRICMCFVAFGLIIAAFYAIFLATNLSQERSGEQGILGLIFEYLPSIVITTGNFLVPLLCDQIALIEKYAPSTTVIVALLRSVFLRLVSLGVLLFTLWRQITCEGDTNSNACKLCEYNHEIYPCWETRVGQEMYKLTLFDLLINIAVLVLVEFPRRLVVDNWSSKLAQWVGRQEFVVPSNVLGVVYGQTVVWTGALFCPLLPLINAIKFVIIFYCKKITLFYNCRPALKTFRSTTSTFFFLVVLLFGWGLATVVMIYSLAEIHPSMGCGPFRFFPNMWSIVPASFYSLSETTQEFLFFIGSQAFSIPLFALSGVVMCYFIALASVYGNSVALLRAQLKLEGRDKQFLVKQIEVLSQQLQHNAGVHD, from the exons ATGGCCAGTGAACCAGAGAGAAGAGGCTCGAGTCAGGTGTATGAGTACACTGAAG GGAATGGTTACCCCGGTGACCAGCAGTCACTGAGGTTACGACGTGCCTCGTCTCGAGTGTCCAACGAGAATTACCCTCAGTTCAACTGGAACTCAGCCCCcgcagaggaagatgaagagggcAATAGTGGACCACCCCGGGACCTCAGGAGCATCCCTCTGCCCATGGCTCTGAAAAGAGCTGTGAG GGAGGTGCAGCAAATGCAGGTGCCTGTGGTTTCCAGCATGGAGTCCTGGAAACGGAAAAAGACCAAATATCTGCTTAAAGTCAAAGACAACGCCAGAGAATTTCTCTACTTTTTCATACCGTGGCACAAGTCTTTGCAAAAAATTGGAG gGAACTTTGGAGGCGGTGTCCAGTCTTACTTTTTGTTCTTGCGATTCTTAGTGGTGCTcaattttgtttccttttcactCCTTGCTGGATTTGTCCTCATCCCCAGCATTGTCTTCAGATCTGTTGGGTCCAGCTTCGTTAACAGCACCG GTCCAGAGGAATGCATGGATTATGACCCTAATCCTCAAAGCTTGGTGGTGTTCTATAATTATTTCCTTGACTTACTTTCGGGAACG GGTTTTATGGAGTATTCATACCTGTTTTACGGCTACTACAACAACACAATGGTGGTGGACAGCAACTTCTCCTACAACATCCCCCTGGCCTACCTCTTCACTGCTGTATTCTACTTTGCCTTTTGTCTCATTTGTATCATAGCACG CATGGGGACTGCAGCTCGAGTTGCTGTGGCAACGGGAGGCAGCACTGTGGGCAACTACAGCATGATAGTGTTCACCGGCTGGGACTACGGTTGCCTGGGAGACCGAGCTACCAGactgaagcagaaaaacatcCACTACCGGCTGCAG gtggatctggaggaagagagaataAAGAAACGGGCAGCTGCTCTGACTTTATTGCAAAAAATTGTTTTATACTCTCTAcgcatatgtatgtgttttgttgcaTTCGGGCTCATCATAGCAGCCTTCTACGCCATCTTTTTGGCCACCAACTTAAGTCAG GAACGGAGTGGGGAGCAAGGGATCCTGGGATTGATTTTTGAGTATCTTCCCTCCATTGTTATCACCACTGGAAACTTCCTGGTGCCTCTGCTGTGTGACCAGATTGCCTTGATAGAGAAATACGCCCCCAGCACTACCGTCATAGTGGCCCTATTAAG GTCAGTGTTCCTGCGTCTGGTGAGTCTGGGTGTTCTCCTCTTCACCTTGTGGCGTCAGATCACCTGCGAGGGAGACACAAATAGTAATGCTTGTAAATTGTGCGAGTACAACCATGAAATCTACCCG TGCTGGGAAACACGTGTGGGGCAGGAGATGTACAAGCTGACACTGTTTGACCTCCTCATCAACATCGCTGTGCTCGTCCTGGTGGAGTTTCCACGCAG gttggTGGTGGACAACTGGTCCAGTAAGCTGGCTCAGTGGGTGGGTCGACAGGAGTTTGTGGTTCCTTCCAATGTGCTTGGGGTGGTTTATGGTCAGACTGTGGTTTGGACAGGCGCTCTTTTTTGCCCTCTGCTGCCACTCATCAACGCCATCAAGTTTGTCATCATCTTCTACTGCAAGAAG ATCACGCTCTTTTATAATTGTCGACCAGCGCTGAAGACGTTTcgctccaccacctccactttctttttcctcgTTGTACTCCTGTTTGGCTGGGGCCTGGCCACAGTTGTCATGATTTACAGTCTGGCTGA GATCCATCCGTCGATGGGTTGCGGCCCTTTCCGTTTCTTCCCGAACATGTGGTCAATTGTTCCAGCCTCTTTCTACAGCCTCTCTGAAACCACACAGGAGTTTCTCTTCTTCATTGGCTCACAGGCATTCTCCATCCCTCTGTTTGCATTATCAGG TGTGGTGATGTGCTATTTCATAGCCTTAGCCTCTGTCTATGGGAACAGTGTTGCTCTGCTAAGAGCGCAGCTAAAACTG GAGGGTCGTGACAAGCAGTTCCTGGTCAAGCAGATTGAGGTCCTCAGTCAGCAGCTTCAGCATAATGCAGGAGTACATGACTGA
- the leng1 gene encoding leukocyte receptor cluster member 1, protein MNILPKKSWHVRNKDNVARVRRDEAKAAEEECEAKRRVERAEQEARTEYLRRKARAALQSAGVKRDDDGDGGSGALEHLNLFPLEESSEKKGNEEYLKEKKDEKEKQERAIGLLVSLGPQPGSEVTPWYLKSGQEKEERKEKERRKGISEEEREKKDRRLKDSLDPLRDMKKALAVKDRKEHKSKKKEKRDKGEKRSSGESSIEKLRAERLQREAEERRRAQALLNQRSGKGKDKEAGKELNERERPYNSAFFPELARKRQRRDRDSWRDEILKS, encoded by the exons ATGAACATCCTCCCGAAGAAGAGCTGGCACGTTCGCAACAAAGACAACGTTGCGCGCGTGCGGAGGGACGAAGCCAAGGCGGCAGAAGAGGAGTGCGAGGCCAAGCGGCGCGTGGAGCGTGCCGAGCAAGAG GCTCGTACAGAGTATCTAAGAAGGAAAGCCAGAGCTGCTCTCCAGTCAGCAGGGGTAAAgagagatgatgatggtgatggaggaagCGGAGCTCTGGAGCATCTCAATCTTTTTCCTCTGGAGGAGTCGTCAGAGAAGAAGGGGAATGAGGAGTAtctcaaagaaaagaaagatgaaaag GAGAAGCAGGAGCGTGCCATCGGCTTGCTGGTGTCTCTTGGACCCCAGCCTGGGTCTGAGGTCACTCCATGGTACCTGAAGAGCGgccaagaaaaagaagaaaggaaagaaaaagaaaggagaaagggaataagtgaagaggagagagagaaaaaggatcGTAGATTGAAGGATAGTTTGGACCCATTAAGAGATATGAAGAAAGCTCTAGctgtaaaagacagaaaagaacacaagagcaagaaaaaggaaaaaagagacaaagggGAAAAGAGGAGCAGCGGAGAGAG CTCCATAGAAAAGTTACGTGCTGAGCGTTTACAGAGGGAGGCTGAAGAACGGAGGCGAGCCCAGGCTCTGCTCAACCAGAGGAGCGGCAAAGGAAAGGACAAGGAGGCAGGGAAGGAGCTGAACGAGAGGGAAAGGCCGTACAACAGCGCCTTTTTCCCAGAACTTGCCCGAAAGCGGCAAAGGAGGGATCGAGACAGCTGGAgagatgaaatattaaaatcatgA